A genomic region of Mesorhizobium sp. NZP2077 contains the following coding sequences:
- the rpoN gene encoding RNA polymerase factor sigma-54, producing the protein MALAAKLQLRQSQSLVMTPQLMQSIRLLQFTHLELEHFIDEEIERNPLLERAEPQDDAASDQAQKTEAEPQAAADGDWFENEAGWSAEAISEKLDTSLENLFPDDPGTSERLGPDLTAQWKSASGNGGGSSSEGLDAGDMAAGAITLRDHVGEQVALAFADPVGRLIAADLADALDETGYLRADLVEVAARLGTDAATVAKVLAVCQGFEPAGLFARDLAECLSLQLAVRDRLDPAMKGLVANLELLARRDFQALKRICGVDEEDLLDMLAEIRALDPRPGMAFSGGASDAIVADVEVRAANDGSWTVELNAETLPRVLVDHIYFAQVSPHAKNQAEKDFLAECLQNANWLTRSLDQRAKTILKVASEIVRQQDAFLVHGVRQLKPLNLRTVADAIGMHESTVSRVTANKYMLTPRGVFELRYFFTASIAASGGGDAHSSEAVRDRIKQLIDEEKPVDVLSDDAIVDMLKESGVDIARRTVAKYREGMNIPSSVQRRREKRALASAGR; encoded by the coding sequence ATGGCGTTGGCGGCGAAACTACAGCTCCGACAGTCGCAGTCGCTGGTGATGACGCCGCAGCTGATGCAGTCGATTCGGCTGCTGCAGTTCACCCATCTCGAACTCGAGCACTTCATCGACGAGGAGATCGAGCGCAACCCGCTTCTGGAGCGCGCCGAGCCGCAGGACGACGCCGCGAGCGACCAGGCGCAGAAGACCGAGGCCGAGCCGCAAGCGGCCGCCGACGGCGACTGGTTCGAGAACGAGGCGGGATGGAGCGCCGAAGCGATCTCGGAAAAACTCGATACGTCGCTGGAAAACCTGTTTCCCGACGATCCCGGCACCAGCGAGCGGCTCGGACCGGACCTGACGGCGCAATGGAAATCGGCTTCCGGCAATGGCGGCGGCTCCTCGTCCGAGGGGCTTGACGCCGGCGACATGGCGGCGGGCGCCATCACCTTGCGCGACCATGTCGGCGAGCAGGTCGCACTCGCATTCGCCGATCCCGTGGGGCGACTGATCGCGGCCGACCTTGCCGACGCGCTCGACGAGACCGGTTATCTACGCGCGGACTTGGTCGAGGTCGCCGCGCGTCTTGGCACCGACGCTGCCACGGTGGCCAAGGTGCTGGCGGTGTGCCAGGGCTTCGAGCCGGCCGGGCTGTTCGCCCGGGATCTTGCTGAATGTCTTTCACTGCAGCTTGCGGTACGAGACCGCCTCGATCCGGCGATGAAGGGCCTGGTCGCCAATCTCGAACTCCTGGCGCGGCGCGATTTCCAGGCGCTGAAGCGGATCTGCGGCGTCGACGAGGAGGACCTGCTCGACATGCTGGCCGAGATCCGGGCACTCGATCCGCGCCCGGGCATGGCGTTTTCGGGCGGCGCCAGCGACGCCATCGTTGCCGATGTCGAGGTGCGTGCGGCCAATGACGGCAGCTGGACCGTCGAACTCAACGCCGAAACGCTGCCGCGCGTGCTGGTCGACCATATCTATTTCGCCCAGGTCTCGCCGCACGCGAAGAACCAGGCGGAAAAGGATTTCCTGGCCGAGTGCCTGCAAAACGCCAACTGGCTGACGCGCAGCCTCGATCAGCGGGCAAAGACGATCCTCAAAGTGGCCTCGGAGATCGTGCGCCAGCAGGATGCGTTCCTGGTCCATGGCGTGCGCCAGCTGAAGCCGCTGAATTTGCGCACGGTGGCGGACGCCATCGGCATGCACGAGTCGACCGTCAGCCGCGTCACCGCCAACAAATACATGCTGACCCCGCGCGGCGTGTTCGAACTGCGCTATTTCTTCACCGCCTCGATCGCCGCGTCGGGCGGCGGCGACGCGCATTCCTCCGAAGCGGTGCGGGATCGCATCAAGCAGCTGATCGACGAGGAGAAACCCGTCGACGTGCTGTCCGACGACGCGATCGTCGACATGCTCAAGGAGAGCGGCGTCGATATTGCAAGGCGCACGGTGGCCAAGTACCGGGAAGGCATGAATATTCCGTCTTCCGTGCAGCGCCGGCGCGAGAAGCGGGCGCTCGCCAGCGCGGGGCGTTAA
- a CDS encoding DUF1150 family protein: MTRTETITMTNGEFAHLGEGSVAYLRKVSSDELLGRFPNLGEIAPGMELWALFAANGQPILLSDARDRALAGAMENDLTTVAIH; the protein is encoded by the coding sequence ATGACCAGAACTGAAACGATCACCATGACCAATGGCGAATTCGCCCATCTCGGCGAGGGCTCGGTCGCTTATCTGCGCAAGGTCTCGAGCGACGAATTGCTCGGCCGTTTCCCCAATCTCGGTGAAATCGCGCCCGGCATGGAGCTGTGGGCGCTGTTTGCCGCCAATGGCCAACCGATCCTGCTGTCGGATGCGCGTGACCGCGCTCTGGCCGGCGCCATGGAAAACGACCTGACCACTGTCGCTATTCACTGA
- the ptsN gene encoding PTS IIA-like nitrogen regulatory protein PtsN, with the protein MDLSDLISVPAILPALKANSKKQLLQLLSERAAAISGIPEREVFDTILQRERLGSTGVGNGIAIPHGKLAGVKRIAGVFARLETPVDFESLDDQPVDLVFLLLAPEGAGADHLKALSRIARVLRDADTVAKVRGTRDATAIHALLSDTQASHAA; encoded by the coding sequence ATGGATCTGAGCGATCTTATCAGCGTTCCGGCGATTTTGCCGGCGTTGAAGGCGAACTCCAAGAAGCAGCTTCTGCAATTGCTGTCCGAACGGGCAGCGGCGATTTCGGGCATTCCGGAGAGGGAAGTGTTCGACACCATCCTGCAGCGTGAGCGGTTGGGCTCGACCGGCGTCGGCAACGGCATCGCCATTCCGCATGGCAAGCTAGCCGGCGTGAAGCGCATCGCCGGTGTTTTCGCCCGTCTGGAGACGCCGGTCGATTTCGAATCGCTGGACGACCAGCCCGTCGATCTGGTGTTTCTGCTGTTGGCGCCGGAAGGCGCAGGCGCCGATCATCTCAAGGCGCTGTCGCGCATCGCGCGCGTGCTGCGCGACGCCGATACGGTGGCTAAGGTCAGGGGAACGCGCGACGCCACGGCGATCCACGCGCTGTTGTCGGACACGCAGGCCTCGCACGCCGCCTGA
- the raiA gene encoding ribosome-associated translation inhibitor RaiA, translating to MNLRISGKHMDIGDAFRTRINDRVGEAIGKYFDRGFAGHVTVIKSGSRYSADCMIRLDSGASLQATGDAQDPTLAFEAAADRLETRLRRYKRRLKSHNSGNGNGELTDIAYTVMAPLADDDEEIPEDFAPAIVAESTMTLKTMSVASAVIELDTKDSPVFVFRNAGTDHLNIVYRRPDGNIGWIDPSTTKVAQG from the coding sequence ATGAATCTGCGCATATCGGGAAAACACATGGATATCGGCGATGCGTTCCGCACACGCATCAACGATCGTGTCGGCGAAGCGATTGGCAAATATTTCGATCGCGGCTTTGCGGGACACGTCACCGTCATCAAATCGGGCTCGCGCTATTCGGCGGATTGCATGATCCGGCTGGATTCCGGTGCCTCGCTGCAGGCCACCGGCGATGCCCAGGATCCGACGCTCGCCTTCGAGGCCGCGGCCGATCGGCTGGAGACCAGGCTTCGGCGCTACAAGCGCCGTCTCAAGTCGCACAATTCGGGCAATGGCAATGGCGAGTTGACCGACATCGCCTATACGGTGATGGCGCCGCTTGCCGATGACGACGAGGAGATCCCGGAGGATTTCGCGCCGGCCATCGTCGCCGAATCGACCATGACGCTGAAGACCATGTCGGTGGCCTCGGCGGTCATCGAACTCGATACCAAGGACAGTCCGGTGTTCGTTTTCCGCAACGCCGGAACCGACCATCTCAATATCGTCTATCGCCGGCCCGACGGAAACATTGGCTGGATCGACCCGTCCACGACCAAGGTCGCACAGGGATAA
- a CDS encoding ribokinase, whose amino-acid sequence MIVVIGSINLDLIAKVDRLPTPGETVSGSGFATAPGGKGANQALAAARAGASVRMVGAVGRDSFAAEALALLREAKVDLSGVGETFASTGTALIMVGNDGENIIAVVPGANASVVPGDLSKAFLNKGDLVLLQHEIPLATVEAALDQARAAGAVTVLNTAPFQGDAAAFLGKADYAVANETEFDLYGEALALKGRDRAARMRDFAAKTGRTIVVTLGGDGVMAATPRDFLTVAAMKITPVDTVGAGDTFCGYFAASLSSGLALDKALARAGAAGSLACLKPGAQPAIPMARDVDQALQEAR is encoded by the coding sequence TTGATAGTCGTCATCGGCTCGATCAACCTCGACCTTATCGCCAAAGTCGACCGCCTGCCGACCCCCGGCGAGACGGTGAGCGGCTCCGGTTTCGCCACGGCGCCTGGCGGCAAGGGCGCCAACCAGGCGCTGGCCGCCGCGCGCGCCGGTGCCTCGGTGCGCATGGTCGGCGCCGTCGGCAGGGACAGTTTCGCCGCCGAGGCGCTGGCATTGCTGCGCGAGGCCAAGGTCGACCTGTCGGGCGTGGGGGAAACCTTTGCCTCGACCGGCACGGCGCTGATCATGGTCGGCAACGACGGCGAGAACATCATCGCCGTGGTTCCCGGCGCCAATGCTTCTGTGGTGCCTGGCGACCTCTCCAAGGCCTTTCTGAATAAAGGCGATCTCGTGCTGCTCCAGCACGAGATCCCGCTGGCGACCGTGGAGGCCGCACTCGACCAGGCACGGGCGGCCGGCGCCGTCACCGTGCTCAACACCGCCCCTTTCCAGGGCGATGCGGCGGCTTTCCTCGGCAAGGCCGATTATGCAGTCGCCAACGAGACCGAGTTCGACCTCTATGGCGAGGCGCTGGCGTTGAAGGGCCGCGACCGGGCGGCACGCATGCGCGACTTCGCCGCGAAAACCGGCCGCACCATCGTCGTCACGCTCGGCGGCGATGGCGTGATGGCGGCGACGCCGAGAGATTTCCTGACCGTTGCTGCCATGAAGATCACGCCTGTCGACACGGTCGGCGCCGGCGACACCTTCTGCGGCTACTTCGCTGCCAGCCTGTCGTCCGGCCTTGCGCTCGACAAGGCACTGGCGCGCGCCGGTGCGGCCGGCTCGCTGGCATGCCTGAAGCCCGGTGCTCAACCAGCGATCCCGATGGCTAGGGATGTCGATCAGGCCCTGCAGGAAGCCCGCTGA
- the lptC gene encoding LPS export ABC transporter periplasmic protein LptC, with protein MLARSNEPTSPETELAPPADGWTRGDAFDRAQRHSRRVRVLKFAVPLAAALIAVAFPVYSYLAAPVSVAVQAEGTAFSNGKLVMANPKLNGFTKQKQPYSMTALRAIQNVNTQGIIELEGIDAKVPVGPDNVAAIKASRGTYDRDGNTMKMTSDVMITTTDGMQAKFKSVFLDMGKGTMKTDDPVDVSRGGSQITADSMSVQDNGKVLVFENRVRVNIDPAALKAAEAKGEEANVAQ; from the coding sequence ATGTTAGCGCGATCGAATGAACCGACCAGCCCCGAGACGGAGTTGGCTCCCCCGGCGGATGGCTGGACTCGGGGCGATGCGTTCGACCGCGCCCAGCGTCATTCGCGCCGCGTGCGCGTGCTCAAATTCGCCGTGCCCCTGGCTGCGGCGCTGATCGCCGTCGCCTTCCCGGTCTACTCCTATCTCGCCGCACCCGTCTCCGTCGCGGTGCAGGCGGAAGGCACCGCCTTTTCCAACGGCAAGCTGGTGATGGCCAATCCCAAGCTCAACGGTTTCACCAAGCAGAAGCAGCCCTATTCGATGACAGCCCTGCGGGCGATACAGAATGTCAACACGCAAGGCATCATCGAGCTCGAAGGCATAGACGCCAAGGTGCCGGTCGGGCCGGACAATGTCGCTGCGATCAAAGCCTCGCGCGGGACCTACGATCGCGACGGCAACACGATGAAAATGACCAGTGACGTCATGATCACCACGACCGACGGCATGCAAGCCAAGTTCAAATCGGTCTTCCTCGACATGGGCAAAGGCACTATGAAGACGGATGATCCCGTCGATGTCAGCCGTGGCGGGTCGCAGATCACAGCGGATTCCATGTCGGTCCAGGACAATGGCAAGGTCCTGGTGTTCGAGAACCGGGTGCGCGTCAACATCGATCCCGCCGCTCTGAAGGCGGCTGAGGCAAAGGGCGAAGAAGCGAATGTGGCTCAATAG
- a CDS encoding nucleoside hydrolase, giving the protein MPQPRKIIIDTDPGQDDAVAILLALGSSELEVVGITAVAGNVPLKLTEKNARKICELAGRPEINVYAGAIRPLARTLVTAEEVHGKTGLNGPQLPEPTMKLQEQYAVDFIVETLMKEESGTITLCPLGPLTNIALALIREPRIAPRINEIVLMGGGFFEGGNVTPAAEFNIYVDPQAADLVFKAGIPIVMMPLDVTHKALTTTKRTQAFRALGTKVGIATADMLEFFERYDEGKYGTDGGPLHDPCVIAYLLKPELFKGRNCNVSVETASELTMGMTVIDWWGVTKREKNAMVMRDIDHDGFFALLVERLGRL; this is encoded by the coding sequence ATGCCTCAACCACGCAAGATCATCATCGACACCGATCCCGGCCAGGACGACGCCGTCGCCATTCTGCTGGCGCTCGGCAGCAGCGAGCTGGAGGTCGTCGGCATCACCGCCGTTGCCGGCAACGTGCCCCTGAAATTGACCGAAAAGAATGCCCGCAAGATCTGCGAACTGGCCGGCCGGCCGGAGATCAACGTCTATGCCGGTGCCATCCGTCCCCTGGCACGCACACTGGTCACCGCCGAGGAAGTGCATGGCAAGACCGGCCTCAACGGGCCGCAACTGCCCGAACCGACGATGAAGCTGCAGGAGCAGTATGCCGTCGACTTCATCGTCGAGACGCTGATGAAGGAAGAGAGCGGCACCATCACGCTCTGCCCGCTCGGGCCGCTGACCAACATCGCGCTGGCGCTGATCCGCGAACCGCGCATCGCGCCGCGCATCAACGAAATCGTGCTGATGGGCGGGGGCTTCTTCGAGGGCGGCAACGTCACGCCTGCGGCCGAATTCAACATCTATGTCGATCCGCAGGCCGCCGATCTGGTGTTCAAGGCCGGCATCCCAATCGTGATGATGCCGCTCGACGTTACCCACAAGGCGCTGACCACCACCAAGCGCACGCAGGCCTTCCGCGCGCTCGGCACCAAGGTCGGCATCGCGACCGCCGACATGCTGGAATTCTTCGAGCGTTACGACGAGGGCAAGTACGGCACCGATGGCGGGCCGCTGCACGACCCCTGCGTCATCGCCTATCTGCTGAAGCCGGAGTTGTTCAAGGGCCGCAACTGCAATGTCAGCGTCGAAACGGCGTCGGAACTGACCATGGGCATGACCGTGATCGACTGGTGGGGTGTGACCAAGCGGGAAAAGAACGCCATGGTGATGCGCGACATCGACCATGATGGCTTCTTCGCGCTGCTGGTGGAGAGGCTGGGGCGGCTGTAA
- a CDS encoding amidase, whose product MMRPRTKHAAPPAGDICRLSAIELADAIRRKKLSVREVVTAFLDRIETVNPLVNAIVSLRDRGDILREADAADVRRADGEAGTLFGLPIAIKDLASTTGLRTSFGSPIFADFVPQEDDFFVERIRDAGAIIIGKTNVPEFGLGSNTYNTVFGPTLNAFDPALTAGGSSGGAAVALALDMVPIADGSDFGGSLRNPAGWNNVYGFRPSQGLVPGGPDFEVFHAQMGVEGPMGRNVADMALLLDVQAGYHPQAPLSYEKPGSFLEGLAMPSTGGRVAWLGDLGGHLPVEAGILNLCEAALGRFADASFLTEPLLPDFDFEALWQAFVTLRQASSGCALKVHYDDPSRRSLLKPEAIWEVENAMRLTAPQIRAGSVIRSSWHRTLLSIFDRFDLVALPTAQVFPFDVGTHWPHEVAGRRMDSYHRWMQVSAFATLGGCPAVNVPVGFDDKGRPMGMQLIGRPRGDLAVLRAAAAYEATLPWPAGA is encoded by the coding sequence ATGATGCGCCCCCGGACGAAACATGCCGCGCCGCCGGCCGGCGATATCTGCCGCCTGTCCGCCATCGAGCTTGCCGACGCGATCCGCCGCAAGAAACTGTCTGTACGCGAGGTGGTGACGGCCTTCCTCGACCGCATCGAAACGGTCAACCCGCTGGTCAACGCCATCGTCTCGTTGCGCGACCGCGGCGACATCCTGCGCGAAGCCGATGCAGCCGATGTCAGGCGGGCCGATGGCGAAGCCGGGACGCTTTTCGGACTGCCGATCGCCATCAAGGACCTTGCCTCGACAACGGGCTTGAGAACCTCCTTCGGCTCGCCGATCTTTGCCGATTTCGTGCCGCAGGAAGACGATTTCTTCGTCGAGCGCATCCGCGACGCCGGCGCCATCATCATCGGTAAGACCAATGTCCCCGAATTCGGGCTCGGCTCCAACACCTACAACACCGTGTTCGGGCCGACGCTGAACGCTTTCGATCCGGCGCTGACCGCCGGCGGATCGAGCGGCGGTGCGGCCGTGGCGCTGGCGCTCGACATGGTGCCTATCGCCGACGGCAGCGACTTCGGCGGTTCGCTGCGCAATCCTGCAGGGTGGAACAATGTCTACGGCTTCCGCCCGTCGCAGGGGCTTGTGCCCGGCGGCCCGGACTTCGAAGTCTTTCATGCGCAGATGGGTGTCGAGGGGCCGATGGGCCGCAACGTTGCCGACATGGCGCTGCTGCTCGACGTGCAGGCGGGCTACCACCCGCAAGCACCATTGTCCTATGAGAAACCAGGCTCGTTCCTCGAAGGGCTGGCAATGCCGTCGACCGGCGGCCGCGTCGCCTGGCTCGGCGACCTCGGCGGCCATCTGCCGGTCGAAGCCGGCATCCTCAATCTGTGCGAGGCAGCACTTGGCCGGTTTGCGGATGCATCCTTCCTGACCGAACCCCTGCTGCCGGATTTCGATTTCGAAGCGCTGTGGCAGGCCTTCGTGACGCTGCGCCAGGCGAGCAGCGGCTGCGCCCTGAAAGTCCATTACGACGACCCTTCCAGGCGCAGCCTGCTGAAGCCGGAAGCCATCTGGGAAGTCGAGAACGCAATGCGGCTGACGGCGCCGCAGATCCGCGCGGGCTCGGTCATCCGCTCCTCCTGGCACCGCACGTTGCTGTCGATCTTCGACCGCTTCGACCTCGTCGCGCTGCCGACCGCGCAAGTCTTTCCCTTCGATGTCGGGACCCACTGGCCGCACGAGGTCGCCGGACGGCGGATGGACAGCTATCATCGCTGGATGCAGGTTTCAGCTTTTGCCACGCTGGGCGGCTGTCCGGCGGTCAATGTGCCGGTCGGCTTCGACGACAAGGGCCGGCCAATGGGCATGCAGCTGATCGGCCGGCCGCGCGGCGACCTCGCTGTGCTGAGGGCGGCCGCAGCCTATGAGGCGACGCTGCCCTGGCCAGCAGGCGCTTGA
- a CDS encoding LptA/OstA family protein, producing MWLNSSIRLAAATSALVLLGLAPSLAQSGAASQVSGLKLAGDKPIQIESDKLEVRQAENVAIFTGNVTVVQGPTLMKAGKMMVYYIKDPNAAAKGTEAAGAAMTGSANIDHLEISDKVYIKSDQQVATGDQGSFDMKSQVLVLSGKKVVLSQNDNVLVGCKLTVQMKSGLAQVDPCAGQRVQMSITPPPKSDAPQSGATNP from the coding sequence ATGTGGCTCAATAGTTCGATACGGCTTGCGGCCGCAACGTCAGCACTGGTCCTGCTGGGGCTGGCGCCCTCACTGGCACAGTCCGGTGCCGCCAGTCAGGTGTCAGGTCTCAAACTGGCGGGCGACAAGCCGATCCAGATCGAAAGCGACAAGCTCGAAGTCCGGCAGGCCGAAAATGTCGCCATCTTCACGGGCAATGTCACCGTCGTCCAGGGGCCGACGCTGATGAAGGCCGGCAAGATGATGGTCTATTACATCAAGGATCCGAATGCCGCCGCCAAGGGCACGGAAGCCGCGGGCGCGGCGATGACCGGCTCGGCCAACATCGACCATCTCGAGATCTCCGACAAGGTCTACATCAAGTCGGATCAGCAGGTCGCGACCGGCGATCAGGGCAGCTTCGATATGAAGAGCCAGGTGCTGGTGCTTTCGGGCAAGAAGGTTGTTCTTTCGCAAAACGACAACGTTCTGGTCGGCTGCAAGCTGACCGTCCAGATGAAAAGCGGGCTGGCCCAGGTCGATCCATGCGCTGGGCAGCGTGTCCAGATGTCGATCACGCCGCCGCCGAAATCGGATGCGCCGCAATCGGGAGCGACGAACCCCTGA
- a CDS encoding bifunctional helix-turn-helix domain-containing protein/methylated-DNA--[protein]-cysteine S-methyltransferase yields MSTQTAVLKKDITPQGSDYEIVRRAIEKISLDYRDQPSLEELAEEVGETPTGLQKLFTRWAGLSPKAFLQAVTLDHARRLLDSGMPLLETSFELGMSGPGRLHDLFVTHEAMSPGDYKTRGAGLTIRYGYHPSPFGTALIMATDRGLAGLAFSDPGEERASFADMSSRWPNAIYVEDMTATGPYAARIFDQTLWRPDQPLHVVMIGTDFQVRVWEALLQIPMGKARTYSSIAASIGAPSASRAVGAANGANPLSFVVPCHRAIGKSGDLTGYHWGLTRKRAILGWEAGQVSS; encoded by the coding sequence ATGAGCACACAGACAGCAGTCCTCAAAAAGGACATCACGCCGCAAGGCAGCGACTACGAGATCGTGCGCCGCGCCATCGAGAAGATCAGCCTCGACTATCGCGACCAGCCTTCGCTCGAGGAGCTTGCGGAGGAGGTCGGCGAGACGCCGACCGGCCTGCAAAAACTCTTCACTCGCTGGGCCGGCCTGTCGCCCAAGGCCTTCCTGCAGGCGGTGACGCTCGACCATGCGCGCCGGCTGCTCGATTCCGGCATGCCGCTGCTCGAAACCTCGTTCGAACTGGGCATGTCCGGTCCCGGCCGGCTGCATGACCTGTTCGTCACCCACGAGGCGATGTCGCCGGGCGACTACAAGACGCGCGGCGCCGGGCTGACCATCCGCTACGGCTATCACCCCTCGCCGTTCGGCACCGCCTTGATCATGGCCACCGACCGCGGCCTTGCCGGCCTCGCCTTCAGCGATCCCGGCGAGGAACGTGCGTCGTTCGCCGACATGTCCAGCCGCTGGCCAAACGCCATCTATGTCGAGGACATGACTGCCACCGGGCCTTATGCCGCGCGCATCTTCGACCAGACGCTGTGGCGCCCCGACCAGCCGCTGCATGTCGTCATGATCGGCACCGACTTCCAGGTTCGCGTCTGGGAGGCGCTGCTGCAGATTCCGATGGGCAAGGCCCGCACCTATTCCTCGATCGCCGCCAGCATCGGCGCGCCAAGCGCCAGCCGCGCGGTCGGCGCCGCCAACGGCGCTAATCCGCTCTCTTTCGTGGTGCCTTGCCACCGCGCCATCGGCAAGTCCGGCGACCTCACCGGCTACCACTGGGGCCTGACCCGCAAGCGCGCCATCCTGGGCTGGGAGGCGGGGCAAGTGTCGTCATGA
- a CDS encoding LysE family translocator gives MSLELYAAYVLACIVIILVPGPTVTLIIANSIRHGARAGLANVAGTQAGLAIMIAIVGIGLNTLIAGMGHWFEWVRLIGAAYLIWMGVQMFRSKGTLNADGTARKPRGGFFLQGLLVALSNPKTLVFFGAFFPQFIAPQGNYTLQIVVMGLTAMIFAAMSDSTYALAASRAGRLLSASRIKLMSRISGSFLVGGGLWLAFSRSK, from the coding sequence ATGTCGCTCGAACTCTACGCCGCTTATGTCCTCGCCTGCATCGTCATCATCCTGGTGCCCGGGCCGACGGTCACGCTGATCATCGCCAACAGCATTCGTCATGGCGCCCGCGCCGGTCTCGCCAATGTCGCCGGCACACAGGCAGGCCTTGCCATCATGATCGCCATCGTCGGCATCGGCCTCAACACGCTGATCGCGGGCATGGGCCATTGGTTCGAATGGGTGCGGCTGATCGGCGCCGCCTATCTGATCTGGATGGGCGTACAGATGTTCCGCTCCAAGGGCACGCTGAACGCCGACGGCACCGCGAGGAAGCCGCGCGGCGGCTTCTTCCTGCAGGGCCTGCTGGTGGCGCTAAGCAATCCCAAGACGCTGGTGTTCTTCGGCGCCTTCTTTCCGCAGTTCATCGCGCCGCAAGGCAATTATACGCTGCAGATCGTCGTCATGGGCCTGACCGCCATGATCTTCGCCGCCATGTCGGATTCGACCTATGCACTCGCCGCCAGCCGCGCCGGGCGCCTGCTATCGGCCAGCCGCATCAAGCTCATGTCCAGGATCAGCGGCAGCTTCCTGGTCGGCGGTGGCCTGTGGCTGGCGTTTTCAAGGTCGAAGTAA
- the lptB gene encoding LPS export ABC transporter ATP-binding protein: MASLSSLTARLPGRAASKISAPATITVDKAKFKGTLIAKGLTKSYKGRKVVSGVTLGVRAGEAVGLLGPNGAGKTTCFYMVTGLVPVDEGTIEIDGFDVTSMPMYRRARLGIGYLPQEASIFRGLNVEQNIRAVLEVVEKDRKVRERNLDELLEEFHISHLRKAPSMSLSGGERRRLEIARALATRPAYMLLDEPFAGIDPIAVADIQQLVRHLTARGIGVLITDHNVRETLGLIDRAYIIHAGQVLTHGRADEVVANPDVRRLYLGEGFTL; encoded by the coding sequence ATGGCCAGCCTGTCATCGCTGACGGCGCGTCTTCCGGGACGAGCCGCAAGCAAGATTTCGGCTCCGGCCACGATCACCGTCGACAAGGCGAAGTTCAAGGGAACCTTGATCGCCAAGGGCCTGACCAAGAGCTACAAGGGCCGCAAGGTCGTCAGTGGCGTCACGCTGGGCGTGCGTGCCGGCGAGGCCGTCGGGCTGCTCGGGCCTAACGGCGCTGGCAAGACGACGTGTTTCTACATGGTCACTGGCCTGGTGCCGGTGGATGAGGGCACGATCGAGATCGACGGCTTCGACGTCACCTCGATGCCGATGTACCGTCGCGCGCGCCTCGGCATCGGCTATCTGCCGCAGGAGGCGTCGATCTTCCGCGGCCTCAACGTCGAGCAGAATATCCGCGCCGTGCTCGAAGTGGTCGAAAAGGACCGCAAGGTGCGCGAGCGCAATCTCGACGAACTGCTCGAGGAATTCCACATCAGCCATCTGCGCAAGGCGCCATCCATGTCGCTCTCCGGCGGCGAGCGACGGCGCCTGGAGATTGCGCGCGCGCTGGCGACGCGCCCGGCCTACATGCTGCTCGACGAGCCCTTTGCCGGCATCGATCCGATCGCCGTCGCCGATATCCAGCAACTGGTGCGCCATCTGACGGCACGCGGCATCGGCGTCCTCATCACCGACCACAATGTGCGTGAGACGCTCGGGCTGATCGATCGCGCCTACATCATCCATGCCGGTCAGGTGCTGACCCATGGCCGCGCCGACGAAGTGGTGGCGAACCCGGATGTGCGGCGGCTTTACCTCGGCGAGGGGTTTACGCTCTGA
- a CDS encoding Hsp20 family protein, with translation MSRMTPFSSPLLLGFDAMEKTLERLAKSGDSYPPYNIERLSGADGKAERLRITLAVAGFAESDLDVTTEENQLVVRGRQTDDTEREFLHRGIAARQFQRCFVLADGMRVIAAELKNGLLSIDLDRPESERLVRKINISVKD, from the coding sequence ATGAGCCGAATGACGCCTTTCTCCAGCCCGCTTCTCCTTGGTTTCGACGCCATGGAAAAGACCCTGGAGCGCTTGGCGAAATCCGGTGACAGCTACCCTCCCTACAACATCGAACGACTCAGCGGTGCCGACGGCAAGGCCGAAAGGCTGCGCATCACGCTCGCCGTCGCCGGTTTCGCCGAAAGCGATCTCGATGTGACAACGGAGGAGAACCAGTTGGTCGTGCGCGGCCGTCAGACCGACGACACCGAGCGCGAATTTCTTCATCGCGGCATCGCCGCGCGCCAGTTCCAGCGCTGCTTCGTGCTGGCCGATGGCATGCGGGTGATCGCGGCGGAGTTGAAAAACGGCCTTTTGTCGATCGACCTCGATCGGCCGGAGTCCGAACGGCTGGTACGAAAAATAAACATATCGGTGAAAGACTGA